The Candidatus Accumulibacter similis genome has a segment encoding these proteins:
- a CDS encoding class I SAM-dependent methyltransferase, which translates to MAQLVLLPGKDRQLARHHPWIFAAAVDRLDGRARAGDTVEVVAANGRPLAKAAWSPESKIRARVWTFDTQEVVDDAFFKRRVQAAVERRLLLPELREQEGLRLLHGESDGLPGVIADRYADTIVLQLTATGADKWRPALVRALQRATGCERMYERSDSDVRRLEGLLPVAGWLVGEAPSTPLSIVENGVRMRVDIVSGHKTGFYLDQRDNRLLARLLASGRRTLNCFCYSGGFSLQALAGGASEVLSIDSSAPALATATENLALNRQLDASRAEWREADVFNELRRLKANGERFDLIILDPPKFAPSAAHAERAARAYRDINVFGFRLLRPGGLLMSYSCSGGISREHFQEIVADAAITAGREARILRRLTAPADHPVGLHFSEGEYLKGLLCQAD; encoded by the coding sequence ATGGCTCAACTCGTTCTCCTGCCGGGCAAGGATCGCCAGCTTGCCCGCCATCATCCGTGGATCTTTGCTGCCGCTGTCGACCGACTCGACGGTCGCGCCCGTGCCGGCGATACGGTCGAGGTCGTCGCCGCCAACGGGCGGCCGCTGGCCAAGGCAGCGTGGAGCCCCGAATCGAAGATCCGGGCCCGCGTGTGGACCTTCGACACGCAGGAGGTCGTCGATGACGCCTTCTTCAAGCGTCGCGTGCAGGCGGCGGTCGAACGTCGGCTGCTGCTGCCCGAGTTGCGCGAACAGGAAGGGCTGCGCCTGCTGCATGGCGAGTCCGACGGCCTGCCCGGCGTCATTGCCGATCGCTACGCCGATACCATCGTCCTGCAGTTGACCGCCACCGGCGCTGACAAGTGGCGACCCGCGCTGGTGCGTGCGCTGCAGCGGGCAACGGGCTGCGAGCGGATGTATGAGCGCTCGGATTCGGACGTCCGCCGCCTCGAGGGGCTGCTGCCCGTCGCCGGCTGGCTCGTTGGCGAGGCGCCGTCGACGCCCCTGAGCATCGTCGAGAACGGCGTTCGCATGCGGGTGGACATCGTTTCCGGCCACAAGACCGGTTTCTATCTCGACCAGCGCGACAACCGCCTTTTGGCGCGCCTGCTCGCCAGCGGGCGCCGAACGCTGAACTGTTTCTGCTACAGCGGCGGTTTCTCGTTGCAGGCACTCGCCGGCGGCGCCAGCGAGGTGCTGTCGATCGACTCTTCCGCACCGGCACTGGCGACGGCCACCGAAAACCTCGCACTCAACCGGCAACTCGATGCGAGCCGTGCCGAGTGGCGCGAGGCCGACGTCTTCAACGAACTGCGGCGGCTGAAGGCAAACGGCGAACGCTTCGACCTGATCATCCTCGATCCACCGAAGTTCGCCCCTTCGGCAGCGCATGCGGAGCGCGCCGCGCGCGCCTACCGCGACATCAACGTCTTCGGCTTCCGTCTGCTGCGCCCGGGCGGCCTGCTGATGAGCTACTCGTGCTCGGGTGGGATCAGTCGCGAGCACTTTCAGGAGATCGTCGCCGATGCGGCGATCACCGCTGGTCGCGAAGCACGCATCCTGCGCCGACTGACGGCACCCGCCGATCACCCGGTGGGATTGCACTTCAGCGAAGGCGAATATCTCAAGGGCCTTCTCTGTCAGGCAGACTGA
- a CDS encoding SCO family protein has translation MSRSLRIALCFAFAVCGQSAVADDVAAGAQAGLPARYLLMDANGRAVSNEDFPGRLQLISFGYTFCPDVCPTTLAEMAAVLAALGPDADRLQAIFITVDPERDTASMLRSYVRFFDPRIIGLGGSPALVRRAADHFGVRYEQVREPGAPADQYAVDHSVGMFLLGADGRYLRRFAYAMPAAEIVGQIRAVMGASQQRPGPQRQSSPTR, from the coding sequence ATGAGCCGGAGCCTCCGAATCGCGTTGTGCTTCGCGTTCGCCGTCTGCGGGCAGTCGGCGGTGGCGGATGATGTGGCGGCAGGCGCCCAGGCCGGATTGCCGGCGCGCTATCTCCTGATGGATGCCAACGGGCGGGCGGTCAGCAACGAGGATTTTCCGGGCCGCCTGCAACTGATTTCCTTCGGCTACACCTTCTGCCCGGATGTCTGTCCGACGACGCTGGCCGAGATGGCGGCGGTCCTCGCAGCGCTCGGTCCCGACGCCGATCGCCTGCAGGCGATCTTCATTACCGTCGACCCGGAGCGCGACACGGCGAGCATGCTGCGCAGCTATGTTCGCTTCTTCGATCCGCGGATCATCGGTCTCGGCGGATCGCCTGCCCTCGTCCGGCGTGCCGCCGACCACTTCGGAGTACGCTACGAACAGGTGCGTGAGCCCGGCGCGCCTGCCGATCAGTACGCCGTCGACCATTCGGTGGGGATGTTCCTGCTCGGGGCCGATGGCCGCTACCTGCGCCGCTTCGCCTACGCCATGCCGGCGGCCGAGATCGTCGGACAGATCCGCGCGGTCATGGGCGCGAGCCAGCAGCGACCGGGGCCGCAGCGCCAGTCGTCGCCGACCAGGTAG